TACCGCAGATTTCAAGGGGCGCTACTATACGAAACTTATTTTTTACTAAAATTGTTGAAAACGACTTTTACGCCAACAATTAATCTAAACATAATTCTTATAAGATTTTGACGAACAACGTTTTAATTTAAAGACGAAGATTTAAACGAGGAGTTGCTTTTtcgaatttgtaaaaaaacttaatttttttttttttttaatatcgtcacaaaaaattttgtttcttcgaaaataatttatgaatgaaagaaagatttttttcaaaatttgaaaaagCCGACTTCTCGTATAAaccttcattttttaaataaaatcttttttattaaaatctgaTAAGCGTTATAGCTGTATTCTTTGTTGGcgtaaaccattataaaaGGAGGGCTAGtgaagttatttttattttcgcaaaagaattataaaaatgtaaagcttgaaaattattgtatttattaaattgctTTAACcaagttctctctttttttaattattaatattgtaaaatatatatgtacatttatatagatataaattggACAAGGATAGGTATGAAGGATCGTAAACAAACCGGTCATGTTTCATTAGTTGTCTTTCCTTCGAACGGTCGATGTGGTTAGCACGTGTGAtctaagataattttttattttaataatattatttctcaatATATAGACTTTATCAACGTTatcaacaaaattatattatatattataattattattcttaaaaaatggTGAAAGAACAATTCAGAGAAACTGATGTCGCCcgaaaaatgtatgtatattcatttatCAAACGTTTCTGTCATTTACATATGTAGagttttattatcattattatatatatatataatatttattatgatatacattatgcatatatatttgtattactaGATATGTTACTGTATAAAAGTTTGATAagcaaatgatttttaattttgttactattttattagatCACATGTATCTTTTGGGGTGGATAGTCGCTATAACATGGAAAGACAAGCTCATATCCATGTTGTTGCTAAAAATTTATACAGTCAAGATAGTCAACATACTCCTGTACAATATGGTGTTCTTGACAAACGCATGGTATGTAAAAATTAAggttatatttataagatataacAGTGATGATACATTATACTTTTAAGTTATTAATCTATTATCTTCATAGGGTACTTGTTCTAATGCAAATAATTGTGGATCTTGTGGGAAATCTTTGAACGAATGTATTGGTCATTTTGGATATATCGATTTAGAGTTACCAGTTTTTCATGTTGGCTATTTTAGAGCTATTATTGGTATTCTTCAAAGTATTTGTAAGgtagtatataaatgtatgattTTTTTGATAACGATATGatttagtaatatttatatataatttataatatatatttttaattcatagaAATGTTCCCATGTAATGCTTTCCAATACAGAtaaaaaacgatatttatcTAAAGTTCTTAATCCCAATTTGGGATATCTCACGCGTAAAGCTTTAAGAAAACAGATTTTAGAAAAAGCCAAAAAGACCACAACTTGTCAAAATTGTGGTGAGCTCAATGGTACTGTAAAAAAAGCTGGATTACTTAAAATAGTTCATGAGAAGTacagagcaaagaaaaaagctgATActattgttcaagaaaaattagcAGAGTACAGCAATGtacttgaaaataataaagaattagaTGGGATACTTCAAAATGGAATTGTCAATGTATTAAATCCCTTAGAGGTAAGATCTCACAATGTTTCAATGAAACTTacaagaatataaatttctagaaattataatataattgtaggTTCAAGGTATTTTGGAAAGAATACCAGCAAATGATATTCCTCTTTTATTGATGAATTATGAATGTGCTTTACCAAAAGATTTGATATTAACGAGAATACCTGTACCACCAATTTGTATTAGACCAAGTGTCGTATCAGATTTGAAAGCAGGCACAAATGAAGATCACCTTACTATGAAATTATcagaaattgtttttattaatgatgtTATACAAAAACATAGACAAAGTGGTGCCAAAGTGCAAATGTATAATGAGGATTGggaatttttacaattacatTGTGCTCTTTATATTAATAGTGAAATGTCAGGAATACCATTGAATATGCAAGTGagtattattgttaaaattaaatcaatgttAGGCAGATCAATAATTATTGcgaaatgtatattatagcCAAAAAAATCAGGCAGAGGATTGGTTCAAAgattaaaaggaaaacagGGACGTTTTCGAGGTAATTTATCTGGAAAACGTGTGGATTTTTCTAGTCGTACTGTGATCTCACCAGATCCTAATCTTAGAATAGAACAAGTAAGTTTTGTTTCATATGCaactaaaaattgattttataaattaaaatgaattcaaATTAAATCTCACagtaataatctttttataataactaaACTTTTGTAGGTGGGTGTACCTATTCATGTTGCAAAGATATTAACATACCCAGAGAGAGTTAATCCAtcaaatatagaattaatgCGAAAGTTAGTCAAAAATGGGCCTGATGTACATCCCGGTGCAAATTTCGTACAGCAGGGAAAGACCCAATTTAGAAAATTCCTTCGCTATGGTAATCGTCAAAAGATAGCTCAAGATCTACAAGTAATAATCTAATTTCATttcagaaattatttatagttcCTCATATTTTACAAGTtgttatattctatttatacaaattttagtTTGGAGACATTGTTGAGAGACATCTTAGGGATGATGATGTAGTTTTATTTAATCGGCAACCTTCGTTACACAAATTGAGTATAATGGCACATAAAGCAAAAGTATTAGACCACAGAACATTCAGATTTAACGAATGTGTTTGTACTCCTTATAATGCAGATTTTGATGGCGATGAAATGAATCTTCATTTACCTCAAACAGAAGAAGCAAGAGCAGAAGCTTTGATATTAATGGGGGTAATGtggataaattaataattaattaactgaATAATGTGGAAAGTATTTGATCAATatgtgataattaataattattataattagaataaatctAACTTGGTCACACCCCGCAATGGAGAGCTATTAATAGCAGCAACACAGGATTTTATTACTGGTGGATATCTTTTAACACAAAAAGatatgtttttaaataaagcaCAAGCATCTCAATTGGCAAGTTGTCTACTAGCAGGTTCAGATGCTAATATGCACATAGATTTTCCTAAACCTACAATTCTGAAACCACTTCAATTATGGACaggtaaacaaatttttagtTTAATTATGCGGCCCAATGAAGCTTGTCCAGTGAAAgcaaatttaaaaacaaaggGTAGAGCTTATACTAGTAATGAAGAATTATGTATCAATGATTCATGTAAGTAagacttatatacatatttttttattttgtattattaataaaataatctattatataaatgaagtaATATATTGCAGATGTTATTATTCGAAACTCACAGCTATTAGCAGGTTCCATGGATAAATCTACATTAGGATCTGGTTCAaaacaaaatatcttttatattctctttcgtgaTTGGGGTGAAGATATTGCTGCAACAGCAATGTGGAGACTGGCTAGAGTAGCAAGTTATTTTCTTATGAATAGAGGCTTCTCTATTGGTATTGGAGATGTTACACCAGGTCAAGGTCTTCTCAGAGCTAAACAAGAACTTTTAAATGCTGGGTAATTGTGGGTTTCTGTTGTATGAAAATTtagagaataattattatcaatacatcattttttttcagttaTTCTAAGTGTACAGAATATATTCAACGAATGGAAGAAGGACGTTTAGCTTGTCAACCTGGTTGT
This genomic stretch from Vespula vulgaris chromosome 21, iyVesVulg1.1, whole genome shotgun sequence harbors:
- the LOC127071183 gene encoding DNA-directed RNA polymerase III subunit RPC1 is translated as MVKEQFRETDVARKISHVSFGVDSRYNMERQAHIHVVAKNLYSQDSQHTPVQYGVLDKRMGTCSNANNCGSCGKSLNECIGHFGYIDLELPVFHVGYFRAIIGILQSICKKCSHVMLSNTDKKRYLSKVLNPNLGYLTRKALRKQILEKAKKTTTCQNCGELNGTVKKAGLLKIVHEKYRAKKKADTIVQEKLAEYSNVLENNKELDGILQNGIVNVLNPLEVQGILERIPANDIPLLLMNYECALPKDLILTRIPVPPICIRPSVVSDLKAGTNEDHLTMKLSEIVFINDVIQKHRQSGAKVQMYNEDWEFLQLHCALYINSEMSGIPLNMQPKKSGRGLVQRLKGKQGRFRGNLSGKRVDFSSRTVISPDPNLRIEQVGVPIHVAKILTYPERVNPSNIELMRKLVKNGPDVHPGANFVQQGKTQFRKFLRYGNRQKIAQDLQFGDIVERHLRDDDVVLFNRQPSLHKLSIMAHKAKVLDHRTFRFNECVCTPYNADFDGDEMNLHLPQTEEARAEALILMGNKSNLVTPRNGELLIAATQDFITGGYLLTQKDMFLNKAQASQLASCLLAGSDANMHIDFPKPTILKPLQLWTGKQIFSLIMRPNEACPVKANLKTKGRAYTSNEELCINDSYVIIRNSQLLAGSMDKSTLGSGSKQNIFYILFRDWGEDIAATAMWRLARVASYFLMNRGFSIGIGDVTPGQGLLRAKQELLNAGYSKCTEYIQRMEEGRLACQPGCTEEETLEAMILKELSVIRDHAGKSCLKELHPSNSPLIMALSGSKGSFINISQMIACVGQQAISGHRVPNGFEDRALPHFERRSKIPAAKGFVENSFYSGLTPTEFFFHTMGGREGLVDTAVKTAETGYMQRRLVKSLEDLCLHYDMTVRNAVGDIVQEIYGGDALDPTYMEGKDCPVDYKRVLDHVQAKSPYKEEEPLDGPSVIKATNELLNSEEYECLSDEFKQELATFLKSVARKIARYRQNIKTNSPVLSHLERLTVSQLVEFIHTCKEKYMRAKIEPGTAVGALAAQSIGEPGTQLTLKTFHFAGVASMNITQGVPRIKEIINANPRISTPIITAALENDTDPEFARRVKGRIEKTTLGEVTQYIEEVYLPDDCFLLIKLDIDRIKLLKLEVDVNSIHYSICTSKLKLNPKFVTVRSDSIITISPNKQKSSLNYALTHLKEIVPNIVIKGLPSISRAVIHNDDSGGKTKYKFFVEGDNMREVMATTGVLGTKTTSNNTIEVFKTLGIEAARATIMNEIKLVMENHGMSIDRRHAMLVADLMTSRGEVLGITRQGLAKIKESVLNLASFEKTADHLFDAAYYGQKDIICGVSESIIMGIPVPVGTGIFKLLHKADKEEPKKRELIFDDARFHKKTPKSAAV